One region of uncultured Sulfurimonas sp. genomic DNA includes:
- a CDS encoding ThiF family adenylyltransferase codes for MMNYFHRQVQLWGEDTQNLLQSKTIAIVGSGGLGSSLAFALGASGIGEIHMIDFDEVSLHNIHRQIAFKVGDEGKNKALLNTKLIEQRCPYVKAIAHQCNFEEFCKKNIKVDLIIDATDNLPTRAEINEYAKSKNTPWIYGSVEAFHGQVSFIQDSSFTDAFKITQKTPDGIAAPIVMHIASLQANMALRYLAGLSVKKDMLYYLFFNEEGELITQKFGLPKK; via the coding sequence ATGATGAACTATTTTCACCGTCAAGTACAACTATGGGGAGAAGATACTCAAAATCTTCTTCAAAGTAAAACAATCGCTATTGTTGGCTCAGGAGGGCTTGGTAGCTCTTTGGCTTTTGCTTTAGGTGCTAGTGGTATTGGTGAGATTCACATGATTGACTTTGATGAAGTCTCTCTTCATAACATTCATCGCCAAATAGCTTTTAAAGTTGGGGATGAGGGCAAAAATAAAGCTCTCTTAAATACAAAACTCATAGAACAAAGATGTCCTTATGTAAAAGCAATAGCTCATCAATGTAATTTTGAAGAGTTTTGCAAAAAAAATATAAAAGTTGATTTAATCATAGATGCTACTGACAATCTTCCAACACGTGCTGAGATAAATGAGTATGCTAAGAGTAAAAATACTCCATGGATTTATGGAAGTGTTGAAGCTTTTCACGGTCAAGTTTCTTTTATACAAGATTCATCTTTTACAGATGCTTTTAAGATTACTCAAAAAACACCAGATGGAATTGCAGCACCTATAGTTATGCATATAGCATCTCTTCAAGCAAACATGGCACTGAGATATTTAGCTGGGCTTAGTGTTAAAAAAGATATGCTCTATTATTTGTTTTTTAATGAAGAAGGCGAGTTAATAACTCAAAAATTTGGACTTCCTAAAAAATAA
- a CDS encoding NAD(P)/FAD-dependent oxidoreductase, giving the protein MSKKVAIIGGGASGLLCAIFCAKDSCSVDIFEQNDKCAKKILVSGNGRCNITNKNLSTHDYFGENPSFVRDAIESFGFKEFSNFAASFGLILNTLDDGRAYPLSNESKSVASLLISQAQNLGVKIHTNTKITDIKSLVQNYDAVVVASGSQAAEHLGGCEDGFEFAKEFGHNIIPTYPSLVQLHLSSTIAHKMSGVKSLAEVTLLINNKKDISTYGDVLFTNYGVSGFAILDISQRASKALLEYAKVDISINLLPSFNAQKLSAHITSLAKSMSDFTIKDILVGLVPLKIALGLMQSLELDQTMNAKDIHTKLAKKIANQMLNWRFEVSDTHGFRHAEVSGGGVDVSEIDPKTMQSQKQKNLYFCGEVLDIVGKRGGYNFAFAWASAYLCSKDITKS; this is encoded by the coding sequence ATGAGTAAAAAAGTAGCCATTATAGGCGGAGGAGCTTCTGGGCTTCTTTGTGCAATATTTTGTGCTAAAGATTCTTGTAGTGTTGATATTTTTGAGCAAAATGATAAGTGTGCAAAAAAGATTCTAGTCTCTGGAAATGGTAGATGCAACATTACAAACAAAAACCTCTCAACTCATGACTACTTTGGAGAAAATCCAAGTTTTGTAAGAGATGCTATAGAGAGTTTTGGTTTTAAAGAGTTTAGCAATTTTGCTGCTAGTTTTGGGCTTATTTTAAACACGCTTGATGATGGAAGAGCTTATCCCCTTAGTAACGAATCAAAAAGTGTAGCATCTCTGCTTATATCTCAAGCGCAAAACTTAGGTGTAAAAATCCACACAAACACTAAAATCACAGACATAAAAAGTTTAGTTCAAAATTACGATGCAGTTGTTGTAGCATCTGGTTCACAGGCGGCTGAGCATCTGGGTGGATGCGAAGATGGATTTGAGTTTGCAAAAGAGTTTGGACACAATATTATCCCAACTTATCCATCACTTGTACAACTTCATCTAAGCTCTACCATAGCTCATAAGATGAGTGGTGTAAAATCTTTAGCAGAAGTTACTCTACTTATAAATAACAAAAAAGATATCTCAACATATGGAGATGTTTTGTTTACAAACTATGGAGTTTCAGGTTTTGCGATATTAGACATTTCTCAACGAGCAAGTAAGGCACTTTTAGAGTATGCAAAAGTTGATATCTCTATAAATCTACTTCCATCTTTTAACGCTCAAAAACTCTCAGCACATATAACTTCATTAGCTAAATCTATGAGCGATTTTACTATCAAAGATATTTTAGTTGGACTTGTACCTTTAAAAATCGCTCTTGGTTTAATGCAGAGTCTTGAGTTAGATCAAACTATGAATGCAAAAGATATCCACACAAAACTAGCCAAAAAAATAGCAAATCAGATGCTAAACTGGCGTTTTGAAGTGAGTGATACTCATGGTTTTCGTCATGCAGAAGTTAGTGGCGGTGGAGTTGATGTAAGTGAGATTGACCCTAAAACTATGCAATCACAAAAACAAAAAAACCTCTACTTTTGTGGAGAAGTCTTAGACATAGTAGGTAAACGAGGTGGTTACAACTTCGCATTTGCTTGGGCGTCAGCTTATCTTTGTTCAAAAGATATAACAAAGTCATAG
- the murC gene encoding UDP-N-acetylmuramate--L-alanine ligase yields MKIHFIGIGGIGISGLAQYMHYKGHEVSGSDISDSIITKKLRDLGIQVTVPHNADAINSQDLIIHSAIIRPDNPEIIAAKEKGIEVLARREALLQILDTSKVYSVAGAHGKSTTTAILTAIMDGSAIIGAESKAFGSNVRYDETKNVMLFEADESDGSFINSNPHCAIVINAEPEHMEYYDYNYELFYDSYKTFIKSATCRVLNAEDPFLATLIDEVDANWLYPSKDIQNIEFVLINDEPHTRFTLKDMGSFDVWGFGKHIALDAALAILAANEAMDIEEIRTKLLTFKGIKKRFDIVGAEIDSVIIDDYGHHPTEIKATFESVKEYAHLKGFDKITAIWQPHKYSRTIDNLEEFIKCFEGAGELIILPVWSAGEAPRDIDFKEKFKNYNLTMADNIKRANNNITIIKDKEELKTLSKGLIIGFGAGDITYQIRGTA; encoded by the coding sequence ATGAAAATTCATTTTATTGGCATCGGTGGCATCGGTATATCGGGTTTAGCTCAATATATGCATTATAAAGGTCATGAAGTTAGTGGTTCAGATATATCTGATAGTATAATTACTAAAAAACTTCGTGATTTAGGCATACAAGTAACAGTTCCTCATAATGCAGATGCTATTAACTCTCAAGATTTGATAATACATTCAGCAATCATTCGTCCAGACAATCCAGAAATTATAGCCGCTAAAGAAAAGGGCATAGAAGTTTTAGCTCGTAGGGAAGCTCTTCTTCAAATATTAGATACTTCAAAAGTTTACTCCGTTGCAGGTGCTCACGGTAAAAGCACAACCACTGCAATTCTTACTGCCATTATGGATGGTTCTGCTATTATCGGTGCAGAGTCAAAAGCTTTTGGCTCAAATGTAAGATACGATGAAACAAAAAATGTAATGCTTTTTGAAGCTGATGAGAGTGATGGAAGTTTCATAAATTCAAATCCTCATTGTGCCATAGTCATAAACGCTGAACCTGAACATATGGAGTATTATGATTACAACTATGAACTCTTTTATGATTCATACAAAACTTTTATAAAATCAGCAACTTGTCGTGTTTTAAATGCAGAAGACCCTTTCTTAGCCACGCTAATAGATGAAGTAGATGCTAATTGGCTATATCCTAGCAAAGACATTCAAAATATAGAGTTTGTGCTTATAAACGATGAACCACATACAAGATTTACACTCAAAGATATGGGTTCATTTGATGTTTGGGGTTTTGGAAAACATATAGCATTAGATGCAGCGCTTGCCATTTTAGCAGCAAATGAAGCTATGGATATAGAAGAGATAAGAACTAAACTTCTTACATTCAAAGGCATCAAAAAACGCTTTGACATAGTTGGAGCTGAAATTGACAGTGTTATTATTGATGACTATGGTCACCATCCAACAGAGATTAAAGCAACTTTTGAATCTGTTAAAGAGTATGCACATCTTAAAGGTTTTGATAAAATTACAGCTATTTGGCAACCGCATAAATATTCTCGTACTATTGATAATCTTGAAGAGTTTATTAAGTGTTTTGAAGGTGCAGGAGAACTTATTATACTTCCTGTATGGTCAGCTGGAGAGGCTCCACGCGATATAGATTTTAAAGAAAAATTTAAAAACTACAACCTTACAATGGCAGATAATATTAAAAGAGCAAACAACAATATCACTATCATAAAAGACAAAGAAGAACTAAAAACTCTTAGCAAAGGTCTTATTATAGGTTTTGGTGCTGGAGACATAACTTATCAAATAAGAGGGACTGCTTAA
- a CDS encoding DUF3137 domain-containing protein, whose amino-acid sequence MKTASELTDFYYKTLYPTLQELEEDRKHLRHRIIVVGVIYSLIVGAITVSLSSFIAQSPDILFFIGFAYFGLGTLIYKFLIKDYTQEFKQNIIRPLIQAIDANLSYNCQHHITESLFTRSDLFSSPDRMSGNDYVRGNIDGTNIEFSDIHAEKRHKNSKGKESWSTIFRGLFIVAEFNKNFHGKTLVLPDTAQSTFGNLIGNWLQSNNFSRDELVKMDDNDFEREFVVYSSDQVEARYILSNSLMKKLLVFKKKSEHPVYISFIGNHIHMAVYYDKDLFEPSVFRSLLEYKIAMEYVKTLHLAISIVDELKLNQKLWSKQ is encoded by the coding sequence ATGAAGACTGCAAGTGAGTTAACAGACTTTTACTACAAAACACTCTATCCTACGCTCCAAGAGTTAGAAGAAGATAGAAAGCATCTAAGACATAGAATTATTGTCGTTGGTGTTATCTACTCTCTTATAGTTGGAGCTATTACTGTTTCATTATCTTCATTTATAGCTCAAAGTCCTGATATACTTTTTTTTATAGGTTTTGCTTACTTTGGTCTTGGTACTCTTATTTATAAATTTCTTATAAAAGATTACACACAAGAGTTTAAACAAAACATCATAAGACCACTTATTCAAGCTATAGATGCAAACCTCTCTTATAACTGCCAACATCATATAACCGAGAGTCTCTTTACTCGCTCAGACCTTTTTAGCTCCCCTGATAGGATGAGTGGAAATGACTATGTTAGAGGAAATATAGATGGAACAAATATAGAGTTTTCAGATATTCATGCTGAGAAACGTCATAAAAACTCAAAAGGTAAAGAGAGTTGGAGTACTATATTTAGAGGTTTATTTATAGTTGCAGAGTTTAACAAAAATTTTCATGGAAAAACTTTAGTACTTCCAGATACAGCACAAAGTACTTTTGGAAATCTCATAGGAAATTGGTTACAATCAAACAACTTTAGCAGAGATGAACTTGTAAAGATGGATGACAATGATTTTGAGAGAGAGTTCGTAGTTTACTCATCTGATCAAGTAGAAGCCAGATATATTCTCTCCAACTCGCTAATGAAAAAACTGTTAGTCTTTAAAAAAAAATCTGAGCATCCAGTTTATATATCTTTTATAGGAAACCACATACACATGGCAGTTTACTACGATAAGGATCTTTTTGAGCCATCTGTATTTCGTTCACTTTTGGAGTATAAAATAGCGATGGAGTATGTAAAAACACTTCACTTAGCCATAAGTATAGTCGATGAGTTAAAACTAAATCAAAAACTTTGGAGTAAACAATGA
- the tsaA gene encoding tRNA (N6-threonylcarbamoyladenosine(37)-N6)-methyltransferase TrmO, with protein MNIFLKQIATVRSPYCDLENMPVQPRGAKETYATIEFKKEFQDGLKDLDGFSHVYLIYYFHKIESHKLSVIPFNDKTDTPRGVFSTRTPMHPNSIGLSVVELVDVKDNIVTIKGIDILDGTPLLDIKPYIENFDRVDGEVRNGWMKSSSSEVSSIRSDARFVN; from the coding sequence ATGAATATTTTTTTAAAACAAATAGCTACTGTTAGATCTCCGTACTGTGATTTAGAGAACATGCCTGTTCAGCCTAGAGGTGCAAAAGAGACTTACGCTACTATAGAATTTAAAAAAGAATTTCAAGATGGCTTAAAAGACTTAGATGGTTTTAGTCATGTTTATCTAATATACTATTTTCATAAAATAGAATCTCATAAACTTAGTGTCATTCCTTTTAATGACAAGACAGATACTCCAAGAGGAGTTTTTTCTACTAGAACCCCTATGCATCCAAATTCAATAGGTTTATCTGTTGTTGAACTTGTAGATGTAAAAGACAATATAGTGACTATTAAAGGTATTGATATCCTTGATGGTACGCCTCTTTTAGATATAAAACCATACATAGAAAATTTTGACAGAGTTGATGGTGAAGTCAGAAATGGCTGGATGAAATCAAGCAGTAGCGAAGTAAGTTCTATTCGCTCAGATGCAAGATTTGTAAACTAA
- a CDS encoding DUF2325 domain-containing protein → MSVLLIGGDKVNTITELLRSLGVTQTTHWNSRKNSTSHKKIPANTDAVIMLTDFLKHNTMSYFKKSAKKKNIPLICTRRGSSSVEIEFSKFMEQKNV, encoded by the coding sequence ATGTCAGTTTTACTTATTGGTGGTGACAAGGTTAATACAATAACGGAGTTACTAAGATCTCTAGGTGTTACACAAACAACACATTGGAATTCAAGAAAAAACTCTACTTCACACAAAAAAATCCCTGCAAATACAGATGCAGTCATAATGTTAACAGATTTTTTAAAACACAATACTATGAGCTATTTTAAAAAATCCGCTAAAAAGAAAAACATTCCTTTAATATGTACAAGAAGAGGATCTAGTAGTGTAGAGATAGAGTTTAGTAAATTTATGGAGCAAAAAAATGTTTGA
- a CDS encoding thioredoxin family protein: MKILLALLLMFSLAFSAQIDEFASEVNYSRDYNSALKVAKEQNKLLMLVIVGDYCPWCKKFERKTLTSKEIKSRVSKDIVPIIIDNTKDRGNYPEEFYTQRIPTVLFINPKTQKSLHQTLGYTKKKEFSQDIDSAVKKYKK, encoded by the coding sequence ATGAAAATACTTCTAGCACTTCTTTTAATGTTTTCACTTGCATTTTCAGCTCAAATAGATGAGTTTGCATCTGAAGTAAACTACTCTAGAGACTATAACTCAGCACTTAAGGTTGCAAAAGAGCAAAACAAGCTCTTAATGCTTGTAATAGTTGGCGACTACTGCCCATGGTGTAAAAAGTTTGAGAGAAAAACACTCACTTCTAAAGAGATAAAATCAAGAGTTTCTAAAGATATTGTTCCCATCATAATAGACAACACTAAAGATAGAGGAAACTATCCAGAAGAGTTTTATACTCAACGCATACCTACAGTCTTGTTCATAAATCCGAAGACTCAAAAGTCACTTCATCAGACTCTTGGATACACAAAGAAAAAAGAGTTTTCACAAGATATAGACTCTGCAGTAAAAAAGTACAAAAAGTAG
- a CDS encoding succinyldiaminopimelate transaminase, whose amino-acid sequence MNFEPYPFEKLNDLLSDIVPNSEFKASVLTIGEPQFETPSFIQESLCANSNLLKKYPKTSGEVDLIDAQISFVKKRFNVELKDEEIIPTFGTREVLFNFPQFLLFDKKDPLIAFTNPFYQIYEGAAIASKAKMLLLNMDESNDFKPKINEEELSRCDLVIINFPNNPTSATLSLEELSKWVELSLKYNFVLINDECYSELYTDKPTPSLLEASISVGNTNFKNILVVNSISKRSSAPGLRSGFIAGDKDILKEYMKYRTYIGCASPLPLQSAAAAAWNDEKHVETARKIYKNNFLIANEILGIKVPKATFYIWLRVKNPLEFTKKLYKEYNVKVLPGEYLARDDKEGKNPGKDFIRIALVEDEEKTRSALERIKECLA is encoded by the coding sequence ATGAATTTTGAACCATATCCATTTGAAAAACTTAACGATTTACTAAGTGACATAGTCCCAAACAGTGAGTTCAAAGCTTCTGTTTTGACCATTGGCGAACCTCAATTTGAAACTCCAAGTTTTATACAAGAGTCACTTTGTGCAAACTCTAATTTACTTAAAAAGTATCCAAAAACTTCTGGTGAAGTTGATTTAATAGATGCACAAATATCTTTTGTTAAAAAAAGATTTAATGTCGAACTTAAAGATGAAGAGATTATTCCTACTTTTGGAACTCGTGAAGTACTTTTTAACTTTCCTCAGTTTTTACTTTTTGATAAGAAAGACCCTCTTATAGCTTTTACAAATCCATTTTATCAAATTTATGAAGGTGCAGCCATAGCTTCAAAAGCAAAGATGCTACTTTTAAATATGGATGAAAGCAATGATTTTAAACCTAAAATCAATGAAGAAGAACTTAGTAGATGCGACCTTGTAATTATTAATTTTCCAAACAACCCTACTTCAGCTACACTCTCTTTAGAAGAACTCTCAAAGTGGGTTGAACTAAGTCTTAAGTACAATTTTGTTTTGATAAATGACGAATGTTATAGTGAGTTATATACAGACAAACCTACTCCATCACTTTTAGAAGCTTCTATATCTGTTGGAAATACAAACTTTAAAAACATCCTTGTAGTAAACTCAATCTCAAAACGCTCATCTGCACCAGGACTTCGCTCAGGATTTATAGCTGGAGATAAAGATATACTAAAAGAGTATATGAAATACAGAACCTACATAGGATGTGCATCTCCACTACCTCTTCAATCTGCTGCAGCAGCTGCATGGAATGATGAAAAACATGTTGAGACTGCAAGAAAAATTTATAAAAACAATTTTCTTATTGCAAATGAAATACTAGGCATTAAAGTACCAAAAGCTACATTTTATATCTGGTTAAGAGTAAAAAATCCTTTAGAATTTACTAAAAAATTGTACAAAGAGTACAATGTAAAAGTCTTACCAGGTGAATATTTGGCAAGAGATGATAAAGAGGGTAAAAATCCTGGAAAAGATTTTATAAGAATTGCTCTTGTTGAAGATGAAGAAAAAACAAGAAGTGCATTAGAGAGAATTAAGGAGTGTTTAGCATGA
- a CDS encoding LemA family protein, with amino-acid sequence MSVSLIVLIVVILILVLMYNSLVSKKNQVENIFASVDTVLKKRYDLIPNIVSTVSKYMEHEKSLLSEVTKLRADANKPNISDEQKIALDAKVSSALGSIMVAVENYPDLKANENVMHLQATLNEVEEQISAARRAYNQAVTDYNNAIEMIPTNFMANAMAYKRKQVFEIVESERKNINVKELFN; translated from the coding sequence ATGTCAGTGAGTTTAATAGTTTTAATCGTAGTTATTTTAATCTTAGTTCTTATGTACAACTCTTTGGTTTCAAAGAAAAACCAAGTTGAAAATATATTTGCAAGTGTTGATACAGTTTTAAAAAAGAGATATGACCTCATTCCAAATATTGTCTCAACGGTTAGTAAGTATATGGAGCATGAAAAATCACTTTTAAGTGAAGTTACAAAACTTCGCGCAGATGCTAACAAGCCTAACATTAGTGATGAGCAAAAAATAGCTCTAGATGCAAAGGTGAGTTCAGCACTTGGGTCTATCATGGTAGCAGTTGAGAACTACCCTGATCTTAAAGCAAATGAAAATGTAATGCACTTACAAGCTACTCTCAATGAGGTAGAAGAGCAAATTTCAGCAGCAAGACGTGCTTACAATCAAGCAGTTACAGACTATAACAACGCCATAGAGATGATACCTACAAACTTTATGGCTAATGCTATGGCTTATAAAAGAAAGCAAGTTTTTGAGATAGTAGAGAGTGAGCGAAAAAACATAAATGTTAAAGAACTCTTTAACTAA
- a CDS encoding EI24 domain-containing protein translates to MSEKNLILLSVKDFFTKEMLKYSIVPFIATLVLMYVLFFVIAGVGVESLSGMQVQTSETTLQNGIPHTESVTTMVEGSAIISFLMSYAITSWITTFLIYAIGSFLVLYASIFIAVIVIGFLTPFVLKELQRRHYSDVEMLGHSNIIAGLFLVIKWAAVMLLMFILLIPFYFIPLVNIVAFNLPLYYFFHKMIKFDISSNIATKEEDKQINYFSSNKLRVKTLSLYLISLVPFAIFFGAIFYVIYLGHTYFLEVRKLRSS, encoded by the coding sequence ATGAGTGAGAAAAACCTTATTTTACTTAGTGTCAAAGACTTTTTTACAAAAGAGATGCTTAAGTATTCTATAGTACCCTTTATTGCTACTCTTGTACTTATGTATGTATTATTTTTCGTTATAGCAGGTGTTGGAGTTGAGTCACTCTCAGGGATGCAAGTACAAACTAGTGAAACAACATTGCAAAATGGAATTCCTCACACTGAGAGTGTTACTACTATGGTTGAAGGAAGTGCGATAATTAGCTTTTTAATGAGTTATGCCATAACTTCTTGGATAACTACGTTTCTTATTTATGCTATTGGGAGTTTTTTAGTTCTTTATGCATCTATATTTATAGCAGTTATTGTTATAGGTTTTCTTACACCTTTTGTCCTTAAAGAGCTTCAAAGAAGACACTATAGTGATGTTGAGATGCTAGGACACTCAAACATCATAGCAGGACTTTTTTTAGTGATAAAATGGGCTGCAGTAATGTTACTTATGTTTATCTTACTCATTCCATTTTACTTTATACCACTTGTAAATATAGTAGCTTTTAACCTTCCACTATATTACTTTTTTCACAAAATGATAAAGTTTGATATCTCATCAAACATAGCTACAAAAGAAGAAGATAAACAGATAAACTACTTTTCATCAAACAAATTAAGAGTAAAAACTTTAAGCCTTTATCTTATCTCTTTAGTACCTTTTGCCATCTTTTTTGGTGCTATATTTTATGTGATTTATCTTGGTCATACTTACTTTTTAGAAGTCAGAAAACTTCGTAGTTCTTAA
- a CDS encoding cold-shock protein → MAALVNGTVKWFNSEKGFGFIEQENGGKDVFVHFRQVNSNGYDRVSLNEGQKVTFEIGEGQKGPQAENVTGL, encoded by the coding sequence ATGGCAGCATTAGTAAATGGAACAGTTAAATGGTTCAACAGCGAAAAAGGTTTCGGATTTATCGAACAAGAAAATGGTGGGAAAGATGTATTTGTACATTTCCGTCAAGTTAATAGCAATGGTTACGATCGTGTTTCACTAAACGAAGGTCAAAAAGTTACTTTCGAAATTGGTGAAGGTCAAAAAGGCCCTCAAGCAGAAAACGTTACAGGTCTGTAA
- a CDS encoding endonuclease MutS2: protein MSINKTSKLDLLISQLDLNEHIEQFKSFFSRDSSLYIEGDQELHFRYIKALDQVEFKAPPKIADFFDIKGHLKKRGVLNFEQIFEIVKIVRYFRYFKNRELEGIIGEWMSKFEVHEKFHDIEKYFRVDGKFEENLDETLFGLSARIKEHKNNMSGSMKRMMSSSKLSGYLVDTQIHFVNDEECLLVRGGFNHVLKGAVVGRSSGGFFYVSPDSILKSKEQIRYIEQEREAIFYIYAKEFSTTLWELQSFITYIDKEFTKFDNYQARVLFARSKNLQLIKSKNDSKIILNNFIHPALQKAKPVNVDFSKNILMVTGVNAGGKTMLLKSILSAAFMAKYIIPMALNEHKSHIGSFKSVLAIIDDPQNVKNDISTFAGRMQEFSKIFEFKSALVGIDEIELGTDSDEAAALFKVILDDLIKRGQKVVVTTHHKRLAALMADRDDVELMAAIYDEEQRMPTYEFMQGIIGKSYAFETAARYGISNTLVNEAKNVYGDNSEKLSLLIERGSQLERELKQKHKEVDEKLESLKAKELDLKEQKQKLIKEAQEQKNDLKRSYALAINEAKTAAKAGDTKAIHRAMNKANEKLPREKKEPIQNNYTFKVGDFIKYRNNKGSIISIKDKKEALIEVGGMRLRVNTKDLKPSKNIAVKQQTNIKVNVEKKAGLKCDLHGMRAEEAEETLDKFLSDALLNGWDEVIIYHGIGTGKLSYAVKEFLKVHPRVKSFADAPQHMGGFGAKIVRL from the coding sequence ATGTCAATAAACAAAACTTCTAAACTAGATTTACTTATATCTCAACTCGATTTAAACGAACATATAGAGCAATTTAAAAGCTTTTTCTCAAGAGATAGTTCTCTTTATATAGAAGGTGATCAAGAACTTCACTTTCGTTACATAAAAGCACTTGACCAAGTAGAGTTCAAAGCTCCTCCAAAGATAGCAGATTTTTTTGATATCAAAGGGCATCTAAAAAAAAGAGGTGTACTTAACTTTGAGCAGATATTTGAAATAGTAAAAATTGTTAGATATTTTCGTTACTTTAAAAACCGTGAACTTGAGGGCATTATAGGTGAATGGATGAGCAAGTTTGAAGTTCATGAAAAATTTCACGATATAGAAAAATACTTTAGAGTTGATGGTAAATTTGAAGAAAATTTAGATGAGACACTATTTGGTTTAAGCGCTAGGATAAAAGAGCATAAAAACAATATGAGTGGCTCTATGAAACGCATGATGTCAAGTTCTAAACTCTCTGGATATCTTGTAGATACTCAGATACACTTTGTAAATGATGAAGAGTGTCTTTTAGTTCGCGGTGGATTTAACCATGTACTAAAAGGTGCAGTTGTTGGACGAAGTAGCGGTGGATTTTTTTATGTTTCTCCAGATAGCATCTTAAAATCAAAAGAGCAAATTCGCTACATTGAACAAGAAAGAGAAGCTATCTTTTATATCTATGCAAAAGAGTTCTCAACTACTCTTTGGGAGCTTCAATCTTTCATAACTTACATAGATAAAGAGTTTACAAAGTTTGATAACTATCAAGCAAGAGTTCTCTTTGCAAGAAGCAAAAATCTACAACTCATAAAATCAAAAAACGACTCTAAAATTATTTTAAACAACTTCATACACCCTGCCCTTCAAAAAGCAAAACCTGTAAATGTTGACTTTAGCAAAAATATACTTATGGTAACTGGTGTAAATGCTGGTGGTAAAACGATGCTTTTAAAGTCAATTTTATCTGCTGCATTTATGGCAAAGTACATTATACCAATGGCACTGAATGAGCATAAATCTCACATAGGGAGTTTTAAAAGTGTTCTAGCCATTATAGATGATCCTCAAAACGTAAAAAACGACATCTCTACTTTTGCTGGACGGATGCAAGAGTTTTCTAAGATATTTGAGTTTAAATCTGCTTTAGTTGGTATAGATGAGATAGAACTTGGAACTGACAGTGATGAAGCTGCAGCTCTTTTTAAAGTTATACTTGATGACCTTATAAAGAGAGGACAAAAAGTAGTAGTTACAACTCATCATAAACGTCTAGCTGCACTTATGGCTGATCGTGATGATGTAGAACTTATGGCTGCCATCTATGATGAAGAGCAGAGAATGCCAACTTATGAGTTTATGCAAGGCATCATCGGAAAGAGTTATGCCTTTGAGACGGCCGCAAGGTACGGCATCTCCAACACTTTAGTAAATGAAGCAAAAAATGTTTATGGCGATAACAGCGAAAAACTTAGTTTACTTATAGAAAGAGGCTCACAACTAGAGCGTGAATTAAAACAAAAACATAAAGAAGTTGATGAAAAACTTGAATCGCTAAAAGCAAAAGAGCTTGATTTAAAAGAGCAAAAACAAAAGCTCATAAAAGAAGCTCAAGAGCAAAAAAATGATTTAAAAAGAAGCTATGCCCTAGCTATAAATGAGGCTAAAACAGCCGCTAAAGCTGGAGATACAAAAGCTATACATAGAGCTATGAATAAGGCAAATGAAAAACTGCCTCGTGAAAAAAAAGAGCCTATACAAAACAACTATACTTTTAAAGTTGGAGATTTTATAAAATATAGAAATAACAAGGGAAGCATAATATCTATAAAAGATAAAAAAGAAGCTCTTATAGAAGTTGGTGGGATGAGGCTTCGTGTAAATACAAAAGATTTAAAACCTAGTAAAAATATAGCTGTGAAACAACAAACAAATATAAAAGTAAATGTAGAAAAAAAAGCAGGTCTAAAGTGTGACTTGCATGGAATGAGAGCTGAAGAAGCTGAAGAGACTTTAGACAAGTTTCTCTCAGATGCACTCTTAAATGGCTGGGATGAAGTCATAATCTATCATGGCATCGGAACAGGTAAACTCTCTTACGCTGTAAAAGAGTTTTTAAAAGTTCATCCAAGAGTTAAAAGTTTTGCAGATGCACCACAACATATGGGTGGATTTGGTGCAAAAATAGTTAGACTTTAA